In Micromonospora sp. NBC_01813, the following are encoded in one genomic region:
- a CDS encoding diacylglycerol/lipid kinase family protein, whose product MRTKQELSDAIRQRRRAVLIVNAKSRRGRQFYTDAKQRLTAAGFTLLATYPVDEPGELEHSLDEAVRLAPDLLVVGGGDGTIGAAARLLAHRDIALGLLPLGTTNNFARTLGIPIDLDAAVGIITGGKVIDVDLGLAGDLPFANHVGIGLSAEVMLRTPPGLKRVAGKLAYPATAAALMARHRPMRVSIRAEGRTRELTTHQLYVANGGHQAGRPIAADANADDRLLVAYPVGGPTRRSLLGATARNAATGHRRTLRHDPFLAVGELLVETDRPAPVEIDGELGGETPIRLSVDANALRVMAGADVVDR is encoded by the coding sequence GTGCGGACCAAGCAGGAGCTCAGTGACGCCATCCGGCAGCGACGGCGGGCGGTGCTGATCGTCAACGCGAAGTCCCGCCGGGGGCGGCAGTTCTACACCGACGCGAAGCAGCGGCTGACCGCCGCCGGGTTCACCCTGCTCGCGACGTATCCGGTCGACGAGCCGGGTGAGCTGGAACACAGCCTCGACGAGGCGGTGCGGCTGGCGCCGGACCTGCTGGTCGTCGGCGGCGGGGACGGCACGATCGGTGCCGCCGCCCGGCTACTCGCCCACCGGGACATCGCCCTCGGGCTGCTGCCGCTGGGCACCACCAACAACTTCGCCCGTACGCTGGGCATCCCGATCGATCTGGACGCCGCCGTCGGCATCATCACCGGCGGCAAGGTGATCGACGTCGACCTCGGCCTCGCCGGGGACCTGCCGTTCGCCAACCACGTCGGCATCGGGCTGTCCGCCGAGGTGATGCTGCGCACCCCACCGGGACTCAAACGGGTGGCCGGCAAGCTCGCCTACCCGGCGACGGCGGCGGCGCTGATGGCCCGGCACCGGCCGATGCGGGTCAGCATCCGCGCCGAGGGCCGGACCCGCGAGCTCACCACCCACCAGTTGTACGTCGCCAACGGCGGCCACCAGGCGGGCCGGCCGATCGCCGCAGACGCGAACGCCGACGACCGGCTGCTGGTGGCGTACCCGGTCGGTGGGCCGACCCGGCGGAGCCTGTTGGGCGCGACGGCGCGCAACGCGGCAACCGGCCACCGCCGGACCTTGCGGCACGATCCGTTCCTCGCGGTCGGCGAACTGCTGGTGGAAACGGACCGGCCGGCGCCGGTGGAGATCGACGGCGAGCTGGGTGGGGAGACCCCGATCCGGCTGTCGGTGGACGCCAACGCGCTGCGGGTGATGGCCGGCGCCGACGTGGTCGACCGCTGA
- a CDS encoding S8 family serine peptidase codes for MTRIRRLVAAAAGAVLAGGLLAVPLPVSAAPTDGAALAPGAGTAAVAGELWSTVAESTGDRIQALLMLPNPQRYPTNPATAVDQLRAHAEEIQAEIDTALEERAEIAGDVQVVNRFWITNMVLVEFTADASRLAALASLPGVQRVLPNFTMSLPDTELTAAGDPAATIVDGRITWGLDRIGTERVWTELGLDGTGVRVVTLDTGVAITHPDLVGKMATDDPTDPTYPGGWMEFSSTGALVASQPRDSSTHGTHVSGTIHGGAASGVAIGGAPGAEMAHGLVIPGGSGSFAQVAAGMQWAIAPTDAAGNPAGRPADVVSMSLGAPSYSAEMVAPTRAIVAAGAFPSFAIGNEDITGSCGVGSSSPGNVYEAIGVGATDVDDNVADFSCGNVVNKSSWASPPADWPDSWVTPDLSAPGDEVWSASPDGSYRYASGTSMATPHTSAVAALLLQGAPELSVDATRTALIDTAFWDDRYADVAPDTRYGHGRIDAYAAASQVALDSGVTGQVTTAGTGDPVADATVTVTPGGASVRTDADGGFTLRLAPGSYTLTASAFGHETASVADVTVVEETFTSVDLALVPLPIGVVTGTATFEESGHGVPGVTVTVAADGTPVDRSVVTGADGAYRIELPAGSYRIAADHPRFDVSPAVEVTIPDGGTVTTDFTLRPPPQTVALVGSYVQTYADEIFTPRGIESVIYDWDDLVTAAQHPLVVLGYGVTSDYDEATFQAFLDATDAAGTGVILTDHAYSTGNGIRQLSRHTGQPVSTGSNTGGTGVAESFYEITATHPILDGYAVGDRLPLDTSTQAKWIAWFGDYAGDGRQTLADLGRSDTTGIYGGGIGVDQRATNRHVLLSTHGVSVTRGPVDWTEEATELFLNAVDWAARPAEEGQPYFAVHGLTVSPDEVKSGEPVTATVQVKNVGASSGPYQAVLRVDGESAATTTVTLGSGDSRTLSWTISEEDLGDYDVSVEYLTDTFRVRPPRVALTARTVTAPNAEPGPLAGATVELIHDGAVIPVGATDDAGNLTFEAPAAVDRYTLVVRKAATDGGTAYLLHRVITVFDDDEVVFAPRVLAGGPTASDVAQDLSARVDLAADLVGGSHEATVYLRPAGTAPWAYPFGPGPLVATLDSYEAVTVHQVPRLERDWWLVSEILPKLDWIDPFDATFPFGGAPQVRLAADVPDPGAVQVDWSVTDAHGHPFATVRATDIRPFADLPAVARLEDLAAAVRALAPNEARPVLRLSDPDGAEVRAGYLNWADQPYGFGVDDPQPGRYQLQLELDTGWYGGLVDAETSLVLAEAVTLTAAYPSVGEVDGWFQPKVHVVNSSGVDQGSADLTLTVAHPDADLLAKDVAVQVRVDDAWVRVPLTVRDDGTLVGTLSAEVALPAGADLTWQLRTRTRRAGEFTFTHQLADASAAMVVAVTG; via the coding sequence ATGACCCGGATACGCCGTCTGGTGGCCGCCGCCGCCGGCGCCGTCCTGGCCGGCGGACTGCTCGCCGTACCGCTGCCTGTCTCGGCCGCGCCCACCGACGGCGCGGCGCTCGCCCCCGGTGCCGGCACCGCCGCGGTCGCCGGCGAACTATGGTCCACTGTCGCCGAGTCGACCGGCGACCGAATCCAGGCACTGTTGATGCTGCCCAATCCGCAGCGGTACCCGACGAACCCGGCCACCGCAGTCGACCAGTTGCGCGCCCATGCCGAGGAGATCCAGGCCGAGATCGACACGGCGCTGGAGGAGCGGGCCGAGATCGCCGGCGACGTACAGGTCGTCAACCGCTTCTGGATCACCAACATGGTGCTCGTCGAGTTCACCGCCGACGCATCCCGACTGGCGGCGCTGGCCAGCCTGCCCGGCGTGCAACGGGTGCTGCCGAACTTCACCATGAGCCTGCCGGACACCGAGCTGACCGCGGCCGGCGACCCGGCCGCGACCATCGTCGACGGCCGGATCACCTGGGGCCTGGACCGGATCGGCACCGAGCGGGTCTGGACCGAACTCGGCCTCGACGGCACCGGCGTCCGGGTGGTCACCCTGGACACCGGGGTCGCCATCACCCACCCCGACCTGGTCGGCAAGATGGCCACCGACGACCCGACCGACCCGACCTATCCCGGTGGCTGGATGGAGTTCAGCTCCACCGGCGCCCTGGTCGCTTCGCAGCCCCGCGACTCGTCCACCCACGGCACCCACGTCTCCGGCACCATCCACGGTGGCGCGGCGTCCGGGGTCGCGATCGGTGGCGCCCCCGGCGCCGAGATGGCCCACGGCCTGGTCATCCCCGGCGGTAGCGGCTCCTTCGCCCAGGTGGCCGCCGGCATGCAGTGGGCGATCGCGCCCACCGACGCCGCCGGCAACCCGGCCGGTCGCCCGGCCGACGTGGTCAGCATGTCGCTCGGGGCACCGAGCTACTCGGCGGAGATGGTCGCCCCGACCCGGGCCATCGTCGCCGCCGGCGCCTTCCCGTCCTTCGCCATCGGCAACGAGGACATCACCGGCAGCTGCGGCGTCGGCTCGTCCAGCCCCGGCAACGTCTACGAGGCGATCGGCGTCGGCGCCACCGACGTCGACGACAACGTCGCCGACTTCTCCTGCGGCAACGTGGTCAACAAGTCGAGCTGGGCCAGCCCGCCAGCCGACTGGCCGGACAGCTGGGTCACCCCGGACCTGTCCGCCCCCGGCGACGAGGTCTGGTCGGCCAGCCCGGACGGCAGCTACCGCTACGCCAGCGGCACCTCGATGGCCACCCCGCACACCAGCGCGGTCGCCGCGCTGCTGCTGCAGGGCGCGCCGGAGCTCAGCGTCGACGCCACCCGTACCGCGTTGATCGACACCGCGTTCTGGGACGACCGGTACGCCGACGTCGCGCCCGACACCCGGTACGGGCACGGCCGGATCGACGCGTACGCCGCCGCCTCCCAGGTCGCGCTCGACAGTGGAGTGACCGGCCAGGTCACCACCGCCGGCACCGGTGACCCGGTCGCCGACGCGACGGTCACCGTCACCCCGGGCGGGGCGTCGGTGCGCACCGACGCCGACGGCGGGTTCACCCTGCGGCTGGCACCGGGCAGCTACACGCTGACCGCGTCCGCGTTCGGCCACGAAACCGCCAGCGTCGCCGACGTCACCGTCGTCGAGGAGACCTTCACCTCCGTCGACCTGGCGCTCGTACCGCTGCCGATCGGCGTGGTCACCGGCACCGCGACGTTCGAGGAGAGCGGCCACGGCGTACCCGGGGTGACGGTGACGGTCGCCGCCGACGGCACCCCGGTGGACCGTTCGGTGGTCACCGGCGCGGACGGCGCGTACCGGATCGAACTGCCGGCCGGCAGCTACCGGATCGCCGCCGACCATCCACGGTTCGACGTCTCCCCCGCCGTCGAGGTGACCATCCCGGACGGTGGCACCGTGACGACGGACTTCACGCTGCGGCCACCGCCGCAGACGGTCGCCCTGGTCGGCAGCTACGTCCAGACGTACGCCGACGAGATCTTCACTCCGCGCGGCATCGAGTCGGTGATCTACGACTGGGACGACCTGGTGACCGCCGCGCAGCACCCGTTGGTGGTGCTCGGGTACGGCGTTACCAGCGACTACGACGAAGCCACCTTCCAGGCGTTCCTGGACGCGACCGACGCCGCCGGCACCGGCGTGATCCTCACCGATCACGCCTACAGCACCGGCAACGGCATCCGGCAGTTGTCCCGGCACACCGGGCAGCCCGTGTCGACCGGATCCAACACCGGCGGTACCGGGGTCGCCGAGTCGTTCTACGAGATCACCGCGACCCATCCGATCCTCGACGGGTACGCCGTCGGGGACCGGCTCCCGCTGGACACCAGCACCCAGGCGAAGTGGATCGCCTGGTTCGGCGACTACGCCGGTGACGGCCGGCAGACCCTCGCCGACCTGGGCCGCAGCGACACCACCGGGATCTACGGTGGCGGCATCGGGGTGGATCAGCGGGCCACCAACCGGCACGTACTGCTCTCCACCCACGGCGTGTCGGTGACCCGGGGCCCGGTCGACTGGACCGAGGAGGCCACCGAACTGTTCCTCAACGCCGTCGACTGGGCGGCCCGGCCGGCCGAGGAGGGGCAACCGTACTTCGCCGTACACGGGTTGACGGTCAGCCCGGACGAGGTGAAGAGCGGCGAACCGGTGACGGCGACGGTGCAGGTCAAGAACGTCGGGGCGTCGTCGGGTCCGTACCAGGCGGTGCTGCGGGTCGACGGTGAGTCGGCGGCGACCACCACGGTCACCCTCGGCTCCGGTGACAGCCGGACGCTGAGCTGGACGATCAGTGAGGAGGACCTCGGTGACTACGACGTGTCGGTGGAGTACCTGACCGACACGTTCCGGGTGCGGCCGCCCCGGGTGGCGCTCACCGCGCGGACCGTGACCGCGCCGAACGCCGAGCCTGGCCCGCTGGCTGGCGCGACCGTCGAGCTGATCCACGACGGCGCGGTGATCCCGGTCGGCGCGACCGACGACGCCGGCAACCTCACCTTCGAGGCACCGGCGGCCGTCGACCGCTACACCCTCGTCGTGCGCAAGGCCGCGACCGACGGCGGTACGGCGTACCTGCTGCATCGGGTGATCACGGTGTTCGACGACGACGAGGTGGTCTTCGCGCCCCGGGTGTTGGCCGGCGGGCCGACGGCCAGCGACGTGGCGCAGGATCTGTCGGCCCGGGTGGATCTCGCCGCCGACCTGGTCGGGGGCAGCCACGAGGCGACCGTCTACCTGCGCCCGGCCGGCACCGCGCCGTGGGCGTACCCGTTCGGACCGGGGCCGCTGGTCGCGACGTTGGACAGCTATGAGGCGGTCACCGTCCATCAGGTACCCCGACTGGAGCGGGACTGGTGGCTGGTCAGCGAGATCCTGCCGAAGCTGGACTGGATCGACCCGTTCGACGCCACGTTCCCGTTCGGCGGGGCACCGCAGGTGCGGCTGGCGGCGGACGTGCCGGATCCGGGTGCCGTGCAGGTCGACTGGTCGGTGACGGACGCCCACGGGCACCCGTTCGCCACCGTGCGGGCCACCGACATCCGGCCGTTCGCCGATCTGCCGGCGGTGGCCCGGTTGGAGGACCTGGCGGCGGCGGTCCGGGCGTTGGCGCCCAACGAGGCCCGCCCGGTGCTGCGGCTGTCCGACCCGGACGGTGCCGAGGTCCGGGCCGGCTATCTCAACTGGGCCGACCAGCCGTACGGGTTCGGGGTCGACGATCCGCAGCCCGGCCGCTACCAGCTGCAGCTCGAGTTGGACACCGGTTGGTACGGCGGCCTGGTCGACGCCGAGACGTCGCTGGTGCTGGCCGAGGCGGTGACGCTGACCGCGGCGTACCCGTCGGTCGGCGAGGTCGACGGCTGGTTCCAGCCGAAGGTGCATGTGGTCAACTCCAGCGGGGTCGACCAGGGCAGCGCCGACCTGACCCTGACGGTGGCCCACCCGGACGCTGATCTGCTGGCCAAGGACGTCGCCGTGCAGGTCCGGGTCGACGACGCCTGGGTCCGGGTTCCGTTGACGGTGCGCGACGACGGCACCCTGGTCGGCACGCTGTCGGCGGAGGTGGCGCTGCCGGCCGGCGCCGACCTGACCTGGCAGTTGCGGACCCGGACCCGCCGGGCCGGGGAGTTCACCTTCACCCATCAGCTCGCCGACGCCAGCGCCGCGATGGTGGTGGCGGTGACCGGATAG
- a CDS encoding MmcQ/YjbR family DNA-binding protein produces the protein MADADDVRRLALALPQVVEIDSDGFDFRVAGKGFVWSYPEREPGRPRVIRTDIAVLYVGDEAEKQALLLGEPDLFFTTPGYGGLPMVMLRLEHVDVDRLAELVTDAWRMRAPEQLAADVDDDAGAVGASRSPVAAARTETR, from the coding sequence ATGGCTGACGCCGACGACGTCCGCCGGCTCGCGTTGGCGCTGCCGCAGGTCGTCGAGATCGACAGCGACGGGTTCGACTTCCGGGTCGCCGGCAAGGGCTTCGTCTGGTCCTACCCGGAGCGCGAGCCGGGCCGGCCCCGGGTCATCCGCACCGACATCGCCGTGCTGTACGTCGGCGACGAGGCAGAGAAGCAGGCCCTGCTGCTCGGCGAGCCCGACCTGTTCTTCACCACCCCCGGCTACGGCGGCCTGCCGATGGTGATGCTCCGGCTGGAGCACGTCGACGTTGACCGGCTCGCCGAGCTGGTCACCGACGCCTGGCGGATGCGCGCCCCGGAGCAGCTCGCCGCGGACGTCGACGACGACGCCGGTGCGGTCGGAGCTAGCCGTTCGCCGGTCGCAGCTGCTCGAACCGAAACTCGCTGA
- a CDS encoding DUF3817 domain-containing protein, with protein MREMVTRLFVVTAIAEACSWAGLLAGMAVKYGPPGNELGVQIFGPIHGALFAAYGLLTLAVAWVHRWRVPVTVLALVCAVPPFATLAFERWARRRGMLASVRSAVQGDGDRDPAPVVASGDGVPGAVDAVKVQ; from the coding sequence ATGCGCGAGATGGTGACCCGGCTGTTCGTCGTGACGGCGATCGCGGAGGCGTGTTCCTGGGCGGGCCTGCTGGCCGGGATGGCGGTCAAGTACGGGCCGCCCGGCAACGAACTCGGCGTGCAGATCTTCGGGCCGATCCACGGGGCGCTCTTCGCCGCGTACGGGTTGCTCACGTTGGCCGTGGCCTGGGTGCACCGGTGGCGGGTGCCGGTCACCGTCCTGGCGCTGGTCTGCGCGGTGCCGCCGTTCGCCACGCTCGCCTTCGAGCGGTGGGCCCGCCGACGCGGCATGCTGGCCAGTGTCAGGTCAGCTGTCCAGGGCGACGGTGACCGTGACCCGGCCCCGGTCGTCGCGTCGGGCGACGGCGTGCCCGGGGCGGTTGACGCCGTCAAGGTGCAGTGA
- a CDS encoding trans-aconitate 2-methyltransferase, translating into MWDPTSYLRFSDHRSRPFVDLLARVAVDDPAVLVDLGCGPGTLTVHLADRWPGATVTGLDSSAEMIAAARALGSPVRFDIADVSDWNPAPDTDVVVCNAVLQWVPGHPALIQRWAARLRPGAVLAFQVPGNFDAPSHQAIRTVAADPRWRSRLPAIRGGDAVLDPAGYATLLLQYGCTVDAWETTYLHLLPAGDAEPTAHPVLSWVEGTAARPVRAALDDGEWAAFRQRLGEQLALRYPIDDGLVAFAFRRVFVVATKADG; encoded by the coding sequence ATGTGGGATCCGACCAGCTATCTGCGTTTTTCCGACCACCGTTCGCGTCCGTTCGTCGATCTGCTGGCCAGGGTCGCCGTCGACGATCCGGCGGTGCTCGTCGACCTCGGCTGCGGCCCGGGGACCCTGACGGTCCACCTGGCGGACCGCTGGCCGGGTGCCACGGTGACCGGGCTCGACTCGTCGGCCGAGATGATCGCCGCCGCCCGCGCGCTCGGGTCACCGGTCCGGTTCGACATCGCCGACGTGAGCGACTGGAATCCCGCCCCGGACACCGACGTCGTCGTCTGCAACGCGGTGCTGCAGTGGGTGCCCGGACATCCCGCGTTGATCCAGCGGTGGGCGGCCCGGTTGCGGCCCGGCGCGGTGCTCGCGTTCCAGGTGCCGGGCAACTTCGACGCCCCGTCGCACCAGGCCATCCGTACGGTCGCCGCCGATCCGCGGTGGCGGTCGCGGCTGCCGGCCATCCGGGGCGGCGACGCGGTGCTCGACCCGGCCGGGTACGCGACCCTGCTGCTGCAGTACGGCTGCACGGTCGACGCGTGGGAGACCACGTACCTGCATCTGCTGCCGGCCGGTGACGCCGAACCGACGGCGCATCCGGTGCTGTCGTGGGTCGAGGGGACGGCCGCGCGGCCGGTCCGGGCCGCCCTCGACGACGGCGAGTGGGCCGCGTTCCGCCAGCGACTCGGCGAACAGTTGGCCCTGCGGTACCCCATCGACGACGGACTTGTCGCCTTCGCGTTCCGGCGGGTGTTCGTGGTGGCGACGAAGGCGGATGGCTAA
- a CDS encoding class I SAM-dependent methyltransferase, with the protein MRQDEIWTDEAARHYDTPGEGMFAAETLEPTVDRLVELADGGPALEFAVGTGRVAVPLSRRGVPVTGIELSRPMVAQLRTKASEDEIAVVVGDMATATAPGAYRLVYLVYNTISNLLSQAEQVACFRNAARHLAPGGRFLVELEVPQLRTLPPGQPATVFHADDSYVGLDAYDLLAQQLVSYHFRIDHQGQVSLFRSPHRYIWPSEMDLMAQLAGFELESRHADWSGAEFTAESTSHISVYRLPA; encoded by the coding sequence ATGCGGCAGGACGAGATCTGGACCGACGAGGCCGCCCGGCACTACGACACCCCGGGCGAGGGCATGTTCGCTGCCGAGACACTCGAGCCGACCGTGGACCGCCTCGTCGAGTTGGCCGACGGCGGTCCGGCGTTGGAGTTCGCCGTCGGCACCGGCCGGGTCGCGGTCCCGCTGTCCCGCCGTGGGGTCCCGGTGACCGGCATCGAGCTGTCCCGGCCGATGGTGGCACAACTGCGGACCAAAGCGAGCGAGGACGAGATCGCCGTGGTCGTCGGAGACATGGCCACCGCCACCGCACCGGGTGCGTACCGCCTGGTCTATCTGGTCTACAACACCATCTCCAACCTGCTCAGCCAGGCCGAGCAGGTCGCCTGTTTCCGCAACGCCGCCCGCCACCTCGCCCCCGGCGGGCGGTTCCTGGTCGAGCTCGAAGTGCCGCAACTGCGCACGTTGCCGCCCGGCCAGCCGGCCACCGTCTTCCACGCCGACGACAGCTACGTCGGCCTGGACGCCTACGACCTGCTCGCCCAGCAGCTGGTGTCGTACCACTTCCGGATCGACCACCAGGGCCAGGTGAGCCTGTTCCGGAGCCCGCACCGCTACATCTGGCCGTCCGAGATGGACCTGATGGCGCAGCTGGCCGGCTTCGAGCTGGAAAGCCGGCACGCCGACTGGTCGGGTGCCGAGTTCACCGCCGAGTCGACCTCGCACATCTCCGTATACCGCCTGCCGGCGTAA
- a CDS encoding SDR family oxidoreductase produces the protein MQLDGLQVAVSGAARDTGRLLAEAFAARGAHVHLSARDLATAEQVADQISRRGPGRADAYRCDLAEPASVRAFAAALCDRSGHLDVLINNGAGYLAGADLGEVPDSDIVEAISGAATGTLLLTKHLLPLLRRSARPDIVNLISACGTAGHHRSDAHPAFYAAKHAQAGLAGILSHRLRPEGIRVISLFPPDFVQVGPRDAANDLTASSVVDCVLFAVGQPRDCFISEFRFEQLRPANG, from the coding sequence ATGCAACTCGACGGACTACAGGTGGCGGTCAGCGGTGCCGCACGCGACACCGGGCGGCTGCTCGCCGAGGCTTTCGCCGCACGGGGCGCGCACGTCCACCTGTCGGCCCGCGATCTGGCCACGGCCGAGCAGGTCGCCGATCAGATCAGCCGTCGTGGTCCGGGCCGCGCCGACGCGTACCGCTGCGACCTGGCCGAGCCGGCGTCGGTACGCGCGTTCGCCGCAGCGCTCTGCGACCGGTCCGGCCACCTCGATGTCCTGATCAACAACGGTGCCGGCTACCTCGCTGGCGCCGACCTCGGCGAGGTGCCAGACTCCGACATCGTCGAGGCGATCTCCGGCGCGGCCACCGGCACCCTGCTGCTGACCAAGCATCTGCTGCCGCTGCTGCGCCGCTCCGCCCGCCCGGACATCGTCAACCTGATCTCCGCCTGCGGCACGGCCGGCCATCACCGGTCCGACGCGCACCCGGCCTTCTACGCGGCCAAGCACGCCCAGGCCGGGCTCGCCGGCATCCTGTCCCATCGGTTACGACCGGAAGGGATCCGGGTGATCTCCCTCTTCCCACCGGACTTCGTGCAGGTCGGCCCAAGGGACGCGGCCAACGACCTGACCGCCAGCTCGGTGGTCGACTGCGTGCTGTTCGCGGTGGGCCAGCCGAGGGACTGCTTCATCAGCGAGTTTCGGTTCGAGCAGCTGCGACCGGCGAACGGCTAG
- a CDS encoding GNAT family N-acetyltransferase encodes MSTPQQPALHPDYPVRTGRLLLRPLTGDDVDALLSYRSQPDVCRYVPFEPMTRDDIVGRLATVWANHGLTDEGQALTLGIEVAATGRLIGDVVLFWRSRTHRGGEIGYVVHPDSAGHGYATEAAYALLGLGFDQLGLHRIVARIDERNEPSARLARRLGMRQEARLVRSGLFKGEWSTELDFAMLADEWAAYRESGTFVRP; translated from the coding sequence GTGTCGACCCCGCAGCAGCCCGCCCTGCACCCCGACTATCCGGTACGCACCGGGCGGCTGCTGCTGCGCCCGCTCACCGGCGACGACGTCGACGCACTGCTCAGCTACCGCAGCCAGCCAGACGTCTGCCGGTACGTGCCATTCGAGCCGATGACCCGCGACGACATCGTCGGCCGGCTGGCCACCGTCTGGGCCAACCACGGCCTGACCGACGAAGGCCAGGCACTGACCCTCGGCATCGAGGTCGCCGCGACCGGCCGACTGATCGGCGACGTGGTGCTCTTCTGGCGCAGCCGCACCCACCGTGGCGGCGAGATCGGATACGTCGTACACCCCGATTCGGCCGGCCACGGCTACGCCACCGAGGCGGCGTACGCACTGTTGGGGTTGGGCTTCGACCAGCTCGGCCTGCACCGGATCGTTGCCCGGATCGACGAACGCAACGAGCCGTCGGCCCGGCTCGCCCGGCGTCTGGGCATGCGCCAGGAGGCCCGGCTGGTGCGCAGCGGGCTGTTCAAAGGCGAATGGAGCACGGAACTCGACTTCGCGATGCTCGCCGACGAGTGGGCCGCGTACCGTGAGAGCGGAACATTCGTACGGCCTTGA